A genomic window from Passer domesticus isolate bPasDom1 chromosome Z, bPasDom1.hap1, whole genome shotgun sequence includes:
- the SERF1A gene encoding small EDRK-rich factor 1, whose translation MTRGNQRELARQKNLKKTQEILKGKRKEDSLSASQRKQRDSEIMQQKQKAANERKSLQAGAK comes from the exons GTGGGAACCAGCGTGAACTTGCTCGCCAAAAGAACCTGAAGAAAACTCAGGAGAtcctcaaaggcaaaaggaaagaAGATAGTTTGTCGGCTTCTCAGAGGAAACAAAG GGACTCTGAAATCATGcagcaaaagcaaaaagcagctAATGAAAGGAAGTCTCTGCAGGCAGGAGCAAAATGA